One segment of Macrotis lagotis isolate mMagLag1 chromosome 1, bilby.v1.9.chrom.fasta, whole genome shotgun sequence DNA contains the following:
- the LOC141508194 gene encoding caspase-1-like isoform X2, whose protein sequence is MDETARCRLLRYLEHMTSQEMMRFKLSLVEALPRGRLENADCTEVSDLLVSFLGEQEAWDLAVSIWQRVGPKELWHRARKENLGSVSSPVLAASPAPQAIQAIDIDTLKLCPHEDFQRLKKEKIYPIMEKKARTRLALIICNIEFHKLPRRDGAEHDINGMQKLLQDLGYAVVVEKNLTALEMESELLQFASRPEHRTSDSTFLVLMSHGVPEGICGKDYTDETPQVLPINRIFQIFNTFNCPSLNDKPKIIILQACRGKNTGSVLVSDSAAPSANRSNQDLHIFENDAVRRVHVEKDFIAFCSSTPDNVSWRNIEKGSLFILQLIRSFRENAWCLHLYDIFCKVQNSFEKPKEKMQMPTIERATLTKNFYLFPGN, encoded by the exons ATGGACGAGACTGCCCGTTGCCGACTGCTTCGGTACTTGGAGCACATGACATCACAGGAGATGATGAGATTCAAGCTGTCTCTAGTAGAAGCTCTCCCCCGGGGTCGACTGGAAAATGCTGATTGCACAGAAGTGTCAGATCTCCTGGTTAGTTTTCTAGGAGAGCAGGAGGCCTGGGACCTGGCCGTGAGCATTTGGCAGAGAGTAGGCCCGAAGGAGTTGTGGCATCGAGCCAGGAAGG agaATCTTGGATCAGTTTCTTCTCCAGTTCTTGCAGCTTCCCCAG CTCCTCAAGCAATCCAGGCCATTGACATAGATACACTCAAGCTTTGTCCCCATGAAGACTTCCAAAGGCTAAAGAAGGAGAAG ATATACCCAATAATGGAGAAAAAAGCCCGCACTCGTCTGGCTCTCATCATCTGTAACATAGAATTTCACAAGCTTCCTAGGAGGGATGGGGCTGAACATGATATCAATGGAATGCAAAAGCTTCTTCAGGATCTGGGTTACGCAGTGGTTGTTGAGAAGAACCTCACAGCTTTG GAAATGGAGTCAGAGCTGCTGCAGTTTGCCTCCCGCCCAGAGCACCGGACTTCTGATAGTACTTTTCTGGTGCTTATGTCTCATGGTGTGCCAGAAGGCATCTGTGGGAAGGATTACACTGACGAAACCCCCCAAGTTCTACCTATTAACAGGATCTTCCAAATTTTCAACACTTTCAACTGTCCCAGTTTGAATGACAAACCCAAGATCATCATTCTTCAGGCTTGTCGAGGGA AGAATACGGGATCTGTCTTGGTCAGTGATTCAGCAGCACCCTCTGCAAACAGGTCTAACCAGGAcctacatatttttgaaaatgatgctGTCCGTAGAGTCCATGTGGAAAAAGATTTTATTGCTTTCTGCTCATCAACTCCAG ATAATGTGTCATGGAGAAACATTGAGAAGGGCTCTCTCTTCATCCTCCAATTAATTCGTTCCTTCAGAGAGAATGCTTGGTGTTTACACCTGTATGATATTTTCTGCAAG gtCCAGAATTCTTTTGAGAAACCAAAGGAGAAGATGCAAATGCCCACCATTGAAAGAGCAACATTAACAAAGAATTTCTATCTTTTCCCGGGCAATTAA
- the LOC141508194 gene encoding caspase-13-like isoform X1 has protein sequence MDETARCRLLRYLEHMTSQEMMRFKLSLVEALPRGRLENADCTEVSDLLVSFLGEQEAWDLAVSIWQRVGPKELWHRARKENLGSVSSPVLAASPAPQAIQAIDIDTLKLCPHEDFQRLKKEKVGEIYPIMEKKARTRLALIICNIEFHKLPRRDGAEHDINGMQKLLQDLGYAVVVEKNLTALEMESELLQFASRPEHRTSDSTFLVLMSHGVPEGICGKDYTDETPQVLPINRIFQIFNTFNCPSLNDKPKIIILQACRGKNTGSVLVSDSAAPSANRSNQDLHIFENDAVRRVHVEKDFIAFCSSTPDNVSWRNIEKGSLFILQLIRSFRENAWCLHLYDIFCKVQNSFEKPKEKMQMPTIERATLTKNFYLFPGN, from the exons ATGGACGAGACTGCCCGTTGCCGACTGCTTCGGTACTTGGAGCACATGACATCACAGGAGATGATGAGATTCAAGCTGTCTCTAGTAGAAGCTCTCCCCCGGGGTCGACTGGAAAATGCTGATTGCACAGAAGTGTCAGATCTCCTGGTTAGTTTTCTAGGAGAGCAGGAGGCCTGGGACCTGGCCGTGAGCATTTGGCAGAGAGTAGGCCCGAAGGAGTTGTGGCATCGAGCCAGGAAGG agaATCTTGGATCAGTTTCTTCTCCAGTTCTTGCAGCTTCCCCAG CTCCTCAAGCAATCCAGGCCATTGACATAGATACACTCAAGCTTTGTCCCCATGAAGACTTCCAAAGGCTAAAGAAGGAGAAGGTAGGagag ATATACCCAATAATGGAGAAAAAAGCCCGCACTCGTCTGGCTCTCATCATCTGTAACATAGAATTTCACAAGCTTCCTAGGAGGGATGGGGCTGAACATGATATCAATGGAATGCAAAAGCTTCTTCAGGATCTGGGTTACGCAGTGGTTGTTGAGAAGAACCTCACAGCTTTG GAAATGGAGTCAGAGCTGCTGCAGTTTGCCTCCCGCCCAGAGCACCGGACTTCTGATAGTACTTTTCTGGTGCTTATGTCTCATGGTGTGCCAGAAGGCATCTGTGGGAAGGATTACACTGACGAAACCCCCCAAGTTCTACCTATTAACAGGATCTTCCAAATTTTCAACACTTTCAACTGTCCCAGTTTGAATGACAAACCCAAGATCATCATTCTTCAGGCTTGTCGAGGGA AGAATACGGGATCTGTCTTGGTCAGTGATTCAGCAGCACCCTCTGCAAACAGGTCTAACCAGGAcctacatatttttgaaaatgatgctGTCCGTAGAGTCCATGTGGAAAAAGATTTTATTGCTTTCTGCTCATCAACTCCAG ATAATGTGTCATGGAGAAACATTGAGAAGGGCTCTCTCTTCATCCTCCAATTAATTCGTTCCTTCAGAGAGAATGCTTGGTGTTTACACCTGTATGATATTTTCTGCAAG gtCCAGAATTCTTTTGAGAAACCAAAGGAGAAGATGCAAATGCCCACCATTGAAAGAGCAACATTAACAAAGAATTTCTATCTTTTCCCGGGCAATTAA